The Heptranchias perlo isolate sHepPer1 chromosome 3, sHepPer1.hap1, whole genome shotgun sequence region GATCTAAACCGGAGCCAAAACTCGAGGTGTAAAAAGTCGAACAGTGAAAGGGCCTTTAGACTATTCTGTCCTCGGTTTGACGTACCTTTCAGGGGTGCTATATTACAAAGGGTTGCGGTTAGTAAACTGATATTCCCGAACAAACGAatgtgaaaaggagaaagaagtgACTGAAGTCTGTCCCAACGCTCTTAAAACGAATCTGAAGAGGCAGACGTGGGGGAAGGAGCGGAATATTAACGGTAATTAGAGCGTCAAGGCAAGTTTTTGTTTATTGGGATTAAATTGAACAGCGACACAGATTATAACGGATAATAATTGAAATGTCCATATCTTTAAAGAAGTAAAATTCTACAATAAAATGAATATGCAGCGAGGTCGGTAtagcgtcttcagagagactgtgggtggctcttaaaagagcctttgtgttcaGGGGTTTTTTCAGTTGATGGTGGagctttacttggagctggtgtacttggtcaccgcctttgtcccttccgacacggcgtgcttggccagttctccgggcagcagcaggcgcacggcggtctggatctcccgggaactgatggtcgcccgcttgttgtaatgggccaggcgaGAAGCCTCactcgcgatgcgctcgaaaatatcgttcacaaaggagttcatgatgcccatggccttggaggagatgccggtgtcggggtgaacctgcctcatcactttgtagatgtagatggaataactctccttcctcgactttctccgcttcttgccgcttTTCGCTGGTGCTTTATTcagggttttcttggcgcccttcttgggagctgctttcttgtcctcaggcatcttcaactcaatttcagacccagaaatgacccgaagtcgctccgagctcggattaaataggcagacGTCATCGCCCCATGCTAATGAGGGATGGGTGAAGGTAATGATTTTCATTGGGTCACTGGTCGTGATGTCACAATACTTTTTAGTGTAACTTTCTAATTGGTCTCTTTACACATCCAATCAGCTTTAGTGGCTGCAACCAATCACGCGCCGGCTCACTACAATCCAAAGCCTCTCTCCAGCCCCAgtttatatttgtaaacaattttacaacaccaagttatagtccagcaattttattttaaattcacaagctttcggaggcttcctccttcatcaggtgaacgatgtgaaaatgaaaacctcgagatgaaatcgcatttataattcacagaacaatgcttggtgagtacagacagttttttcaactgcccgttgccaaggcaatcagtgtgcagacagacaggtgttacctgcaaggtctccgaatatacaaatcaccaaaaaaaacaacaaacaaaaaaaacagagatagagaggtagaaacatagaaaagacagcaactgacccgttatattaaaaacagataacatttgttcactggtggggtaacgtgtagcgtgacatgaacccaagatcccggttgaggccgtcctcatgggtgcggaacttggctatcaatttctgctcgacgattttgcgttgttgtgtgtctcgaaggcccccttggagtacgcttacccgaaggtcggtggatgaatgtccatgactgctgaagtgttcccacagcaaaaaatcgcatagacctcctcagaagactaacacgggacgcaaccaacagagtaccctttgtcgtccagtacttccccggagcggagaaactacgccatgttctccgcagccttcaacatgtcatcaatgaggacaaacacctcgctatggccatccccacacctccactactcgcctttaaacagccacccaacctcaaacagaccatcgttcgcagcaaattacctagctttcaagagaacagcatccacgacaccacacaaccctgccacggtaacctctgcaagacatgccagatcatcgacacggataccaccatcacacgagaggacaccacccaccaggtgcatggttcatactcctgcgactcggccaacgttgtctacctcatacgttgcaggaaaggatgccccagagcatggtacattggcgagaccatgcagacgctgcgacaacggatgaacggacaccgcgcaacaatcgccaaacaggagggttccctcccagtcggggaacacttcagcagtcatggacattcatccaccgaccttcgggtaagcgtactccaaggcggccttcgagacacacgacaacgcaaaatcgtcaagcagaaattgatagccaagttccgcacccatgaggacggcctcaaccgggatcttgggttcatgtcacgctacacgttacgccaccagtgaacaaatgttatctgtttttaatataacgggtcagttgctgtcttttctatgtttctacctctctatctctgtttttttttttttttttttggtgatttgtatattctgtgagacctggcaggtaacacctgtctgtctgcacactgattgccttggcaacgggcagttgaaaaaactgtctgtactcaccaagcattgttctgtgaattataaatgcgattttatttcgaggttttcattttcacatcgttcacctgacgaaggaggaagcctccgaaagcttgtgaatttaaaataaaattgctggactataacttggtgttgtaaaattgtttacaattgtcaaccccagtccatctccggcatctccacatcatgaccagttTATATTGAAAGAGCCGCTGACTGTAAatatcgtgatgtggagatgccggtgatggactggggttgataattgtaaacaattttacaacaccaagttatagtccagcaattttattttaaattcacaagctttcggaggctaactCCTTCCTCAGGCGAACGAAAATTTTTCCACAtgtttcacctgaggaaggaggtagcctccgaaagcttgtgaatttaaaataaaattgctggactataacttggtgttgtaaaattgtttacaattgtgtaaATATCCACCGGGAAATGtcgcctgtatatcagtgagaagGGACCTTCTTCTCAGGGGATTCCCACAAACATGGGATTACCCcgagctttgatttttttttcctttctattgatAAATATTATTTGCTCTGATTTGCACCGTGGATCCATgacagaatagaaaagcagtacattatttaaatggagagatattgcagaactctgaggtacagagggatctgggtgtcctagtacatgaatcacaaaaagttagtatgcaggtacagcaagtgatcaggaaggcaaatggaatgttgtcatttattgcaaggggaatggaatataaaagtagagtgatgttttgccacagttgtggaaggggcattggtgagaccacatccagaatactgtgtgcagttttggtctccttatttaagaaaggagacaattgctttggaggcggttaagagaaggttcacttgactgattcctgggacgatggggtttatcttatgaggaaaggttggacaagttgggcttgtataccctggagtttagaagaatgagaggtgatcttattgaaacatgtaagatcctgagaggacttgaagggtagatgatgaggggatgtttccccttctgggagagactagaactagggaccacagtttaaaaataaggggactCCCATTTAATGCggagatgaggattttttttctctctgagggtggtgagtctgtggaactcccttccccacagaacggtggaggcagggtcactgaatatttttaaggtggaCTTAGATAAATTCCTGATAATACATAGGAGTCAAGGGTTACAGTAGGTGGACGGGAAAGTAgtgttgagatcacaatcagatcagccacgatcttatcaaatggcagagcaggctcgaggggccgaatggccgactcctgctcttaattcgtatgttcgtaattacccggattcagtgaaatccattgattttctgaagcttttccctctgctgattcctgCTTTTTATTTAAACGTATATTTAAGCCAACCATTATCATTGCTAGATTTGGTgaaaggtgggatttgaaccctgaTATTCTTGTCCAATCCCATAACCATTGTAATCCCGTACTCGGCCTTTAAACGCTTTGGTAGGCAGCAATCTTCAGTCTGGTGGCTTCATCAGCTCAGAGCCGGCATTGAACTAGAAACCAAAAATGGGAGTACAGTTCAGCGGGCTCAGAAACCTCCTTCTATCTTGATTGAGTGCTTCGATGAAATAACGCTAATTaaagtagtgcagttgatgtgatgtatatggattttcaaaaggcgtttgataaggtacctcatatTAGACTGATTAACACAATTACAGCGCTtgcaattaaaggggcagtggcatcgTGGATACGACGTTGGCTCAGGAACAGATAGCAGAGGGTAgaggtgaacaattgtttttcagactcagagaagtgtgcagtggtatCCCCCAGGAGACGGTATTAGGAACACTGTTCTTGTTGATACATATTAACGACCTTGACTCAGGTATactaggcataatttcaaagtttgcagttgaaaccaaacttggaaatgtagcaaacagtgaggaggatggaaacagacttcaggaggacatggacagactggtgcaaAGGGGAGATACATGCCAGAtgatatttaatgcagaaaaatgtaaagCAATGCAATTtggaagaaagaatgaggagaggcaatataaactaaatggcacaattttaacgatggtgcaggaacagagagattgggGGGTTCACATATACAATTTTGACAGAACaatttgataaagctgttaaaaaagcttaccagatcattggctttataaatagaggcatagagtacaaaagcaaggaagttctgctcAATCTTTATAAACTACTGATTAGGCCCAAACTGGTGTATTCTGTCccattctaggcaccacactttaataaggatgtcaaggccttggaaagggtgtagagaagatttactagaatggtaccagagatgagggacttcagttatgtggagggacttgAGAAAAACTCCGTCAgagaacagtttttaaaaaaggacaaaatccaacagcctgctgtGTCAGTTCAGGGGTTGATATTCGGGAACTGTTTTATTGTCTGTGTTTAAACCAGTTCAGTCCACAACTCCACAAAaacactccctttctctcctgcaaTGAGCAATGGTGGTAAATTGGTGAGAATAGCTGATTTTGATTCCTGGCAATTGCAGTTTGGTGCTTTTAATCCTAACCCATTTAATTCAGAGTCCCCAAGATAGAAAACTGAATTTGATGGTCAGGGGTGTTTTGATTCAAAAACAAAAAGGgaaatcatatatatatatataaatacttTCAACATTCATTTGTTCTCCCTCTATCGGTGAGTTTAAGTCTGATTTTGTTCCTTTTTATGATAATTATTATTTGTCCTGAATTACGTGGATCCACGACAGAATCAATACAATTTTAAtggaagtgcaggaacagagagacctgggggtttacataGTGAGATGTTTGAAGGTGACAAGACAAGTGGATCagcctgttaaaaaagcagacgggatccttggctttataaacagaggtatAGAGTGGATTAgttagcaaggaagttatgtgaaACATTTTTAAATAACTGGTTAGATCAcaggtggagtattgtgtccaattctgggcaccacagtttaggaagaatatcaaggccttagagagggtgcagagggggtTTACCAGAATGGAAccagagaatgtggaacttcagttaggtggagagactagagcagctggggtggttctccttagagcagagaaagatatgggaagatttaatagagatgttcaaaacccggaagggttttgatagaggaaatCAGGTGAAACTGTTTCTACATGCAGAAGGTTTGGTAACAAGAGCACACAgatgtaagataattggcaaagaaaCCAGATGTGAGATGAGaactattttacgcagcgagttgttatgatctggattggtGGTTGCAGCTGattagtaataactttcaaaagggaattggataaacacttgaaggagaaaaaatgcaggactttggggaaagagcaggggagtgggactaattggatagctctttcaaagagtctgcacagacatgatgggccgaatggtttcctcTGTGCTGCATCTGTCTTTGGTTCAGTGAAGTTCATTGACTTTCTGAAGCTTTCCCTGCACTGTTTCTGGTTCCTTATTCAAATTTCAATTCCCTTCCAGGAAATGATTTATTCTTCAAAAAGGAAAAtattgtagatgctggaaatcggagatataaatagaaaatgctggaaagtctcaacaggtctggcagcatctgtggagagagggaggtaggaTTAACCTTTCAGGTCTACAGAAGGTTCATTGACCTGAActgttaacccgagcttcccttcttcacagatgctgccggacctgttGAGTCTTTCTAGCATTTTCGGGTTTTATTTCTGCTTTTTTCCTTCTGTATTCCATCCATTTCCCTTTCGGTTGTTTCCTGTGAAACTTTCAGCATTGTGCTCTTTTTATCGGTATTTTGGTTTGGTTTATTTGAAGTAATGTAAATAGTGTCCAGAAAAATCAGGCAGAAATACTgctcaatgtacagtgaaatatcgGGGGGAATATTTACAACAATCgaatgtgtaaaaaaaagttcatGTGAAAGGATTAATTTTTTTCACTCTCAAAATGTGAAACAATACAAAAGTGGAACTTACAGACACAAACTCTTTCGGCACATTGCTCAGTGTCCTATTTCTGTAACCCTGACAcagaatgtgaatttgttccgctcTGTTCCAGTTCTCGCTTCCAGCCAGCAGATGTCACCACATTCCGGTATGTTGAAGTTTACCGATCACAGAGGGTCACATCGGACAATAATATTCATATTATTTTGGAAGGTGAGATCTAGAAATAGTAGGAAAGGAGACGAGCGCTAAGCATCTTTTGTTAAACCGAACAACAATTGTCATGTTGTATTAAATTGCTCTCACTGATTTACATTGTtttaacataaaaacatagaaaataggagtaggccattcggcccttcgagcctgctccgccattcaatatgatcatggctgatcctccatctcaataccatattcccgctctctccccataccccttgatgc contains the following coding sequences:
- the LOC137320266 gene encoding histone H2B 1/2-like: MPEDKKAAPKKGAKKTLNKAPAKSGKKRRKSRKESYSIYIYKVMRQVHPDTGISSKAMGIMNSFVNDIFERIASEASRLAHYNKRATISSREIQTAVRLLLPGELAKHAVSEGTKAVTKYTSSK